From Cellulomonas oligotrophica, a single genomic window includes:
- a CDS encoding methyl-accepting chemotaxis protein has protein sequence MSTSTPERVPARRTVPLRVKILASAAAGVLTSVVVGGVAFTALSDVTAANAELADLQELSTAVGEVRMFNSDVTGWQVAYAWDTRIIGGPEAVADDALNRAGYIASAAALQDQLVALDAISDEMTAEEAALVDEIAGLWQDFFAVDDQVVEAYAAGELDAGDALVTGAGYEIYYGIGEGTVALQTMLQDRTAAATTAAASAAGAARLATVVAVLLGSVLALGLGWVVATRTGRAIRSLQRSIHAMEDGDLTVVPEVRSADEVGAMADALAGAQRSLRATMAGVVESAATVAAAAEELTAASGQVAAGAEETSVQAGVVASAADEVSSNVQAVAAGAEQMGAAIREIAQNATEATRVAQSATVAAEGANDTVARLGTSSAEIGNVVKLITSIAEQTNLLALNATIEAARAGELGKGFAVVAGEVKELAQETARATEDIARRVDAIQGDTQGAVHAIGEIGTIIASIHDYQLTIASAVEEQTATTNEMSRSVAEAANGSGQIAANITGVAAAAQSSTQTLTQVGDSVAELARLSVDLRERVARFTY, from the coding sequence ATGAGCACCAGCACCCCCGAGCGCGTCCCCGCCCGCCGCACGGTCCCGCTGCGCGTGAAGATCCTCGCCAGCGCCGCCGCCGGCGTGCTCACCTCCGTCGTCGTCGGGGGCGTGGCGTTCACCGCGCTCAGCGACGTCACCGCGGCCAACGCCGAGCTCGCCGACCTCCAGGAGCTGTCGACCGCCGTCGGCGAGGTCCGCATGTTCAACAGCGACGTCACCGGCTGGCAGGTCGCCTACGCGTGGGACACCCGCATCATCGGCGGCCCCGAGGCCGTCGCCGACGACGCCCTCAACCGTGCCGGGTACATCGCGTCCGCCGCGGCGCTGCAGGACCAGCTCGTCGCCCTCGACGCGATCTCGGACGAGATGACCGCCGAGGAGGCCGCCCTCGTCGACGAGATCGCCGGGCTGTGGCAGGACTTCTTCGCGGTCGACGACCAGGTCGTCGAGGCGTACGCGGCCGGCGAGCTCGACGCGGGCGACGCCCTCGTCACCGGGGCCGGGTACGAGATCTACTACGGGATCGGCGAGGGTACGGTCGCCCTGCAGACGATGCTCCAGGACCGCACCGCGGCGGCCACGACCGCCGCGGCGTCCGCGGCCGGTGCGGCGCGCCTGGCCACGGTCGTCGCGGTGCTGCTCGGCTCCGTCCTGGCCCTCGGCCTGGGCTGGGTGGTCGCCACCCGGACCGGCCGGGCGATCCGCTCGCTCCAGCGGTCGATCCACGCGATGGAGGACGGCGACCTCACGGTCGTGCCGGAGGTGCGCAGCGCCGACGAGGTCGGGGCCATGGCGGACGCGCTCGCCGGTGCCCAGCGTTCGCTGCGGGCCACCATGGCGGGCGTCGTCGAGTCCGCCGCGACGGTCGCGGCCGCCGCGGAGGAGCTGACGGCCGCGTCCGGGCAGGTGGCGGCGGGTGCGGAGGAGACGAGCGTGCAGGCCGGCGTCGTCGCCTCGGCGGCCGACGAGGTGTCGTCGAACGTGCAGGCCGTGGCCGCGGGCGCGGAGCAGATGGGCGCCGCGATCCGCGAGATCGCGCAGAACGCCACCGAGGCCACGCGCGTCGCGCAGTCCGCGACGGTCGCGGCCGAGGGCGCGAACGACACGGTCGCCCGGCTGGGCACGTCGTCGGCGGAGATCGGCAACGTGGTCAAGCTCATCACGTCGATCGCCGAGCAGACCAACCTGCTGGCGCTCAACGCGACCATCGAGGCGGCCCGCGCCGGCGAGCTCGGCAAGGGGTTCGCGGTCGTCGCCGGGGAGGTCAAGGAGCTCGCGCAGGAGACCGCCCGCGCCACCGAGGACATCGCCCGCCGCGTCGACGCCATCCAGGGCGACACCCAGGGCGCCGTGCACGCGATCGGCGAGATCGGCACGATCATCGCGTCCATCCACGACTACCAGCTGACGATCGCGTCGGCCGTCGAGGAGCAGACCGCCACGACCAACGAGATGTCCCGCTCCGTCGCGGAGGCCGCGAACGGCTCGGGCCAGATCGCCGCGAACATCACCGGCGTGGCCGCGGCCGCCCAGTCGTCCACCCAGACCCTTACGCAGGTGGGCGACTCCGTCGCCGAGCTGGCGCGGCTCTCGGTGGACCTGCGCGAGCGGGTCGCCCGCTTCACGTACTGA
- a CDS encoding cation diffusion facilitator family transporter — MGAGHGHGHEGPRGPASARHRRRLGVVLAITLAVVGVQVVGGLVSGSLALLADAGHMLTDAAGIAVALVASTLAGRPATGTRTFGLQRAEVLAALANALLLGTLAVWVVVEAVRRWDDPPDVAAGLMIGVALVGAAANLVGLLLLRGPQHESLNVRGAYLEVLGDLVGSVAVVVAGVVVATTGWARADVVASLAIGVLILPRAWSLLRDVVDVLLEAAPRGMDLEEVRAHMARVPGVVDVHDLHAWTITSGVPVLSAHVVVDARCLAEDRSGEVLDALGACLGEHFDTDHCTFQIEPVGHDAHEVRQHP; from the coding sequence ATGGGCGCCGGCCACGGGCACGGCCACGAGGGCCCGCGCGGCCCCGCGTCCGCCCGGCACCGCCGGCGGCTCGGCGTCGTGCTGGCGATCACGCTGGCGGTCGTCGGCGTGCAGGTCGTCGGCGGGCTGGTGTCCGGATCGCTGGCGCTGCTCGCGGACGCCGGGCACATGCTCACCGACGCGGCCGGGATCGCGGTGGCGCTGGTCGCGTCCACGCTGGCGGGCCGCCCGGCCACCGGGACGCGGACGTTCGGGCTCCAGCGGGCGGAGGTCCTGGCCGCCCTGGCCAACGCGCTGCTGCTCGGCACGCTCGCGGTGTGGGTCGTGGTGGAGGCGGTGCGCCGGTGGGACGACCCGCCGGACGTCGCGGCGGGCCTGATGATCGGGGTCGCGCTCGTCGGCGCCGCGGCCAACCTCGTCGGCCTGCTGCTGCTGCGCGGCCCGCAGCACGAGAGCCTCAACGTGCGCGGCGCGTACCTCGAGGTCCTGGGCGACCTCGTGGGGTCGGTGGCCGTGGTCGTCGCGGGCGTCGTGGTCGCGACCACCGGCTGGGCGCGCGCCGACGTCGTGGCGTCGCTCGCGATCGGCGTGCTGATCCTGCCGCGCGCGTGGTCGCTGCTGCGCGACGTCGTCGACGTGCTCCTCGAGGCGGCCCCGCGCGGGATGGACCTGGAGGAGGTGCGCGCGCACATGGCCCGCGTCCCCGGCGTGGTGGACGTGCACGACCTGCACGCGTGGACCATCACCAGCGGGGTGCCGGTGCTGTCCGCGCACGTCGTGGTCGACGCCCGCTGCCTCGCCGAGGACCGGTCGGGCGAGGTGCTCGACGCCCTCGGCGCCTGCCTGGGCGAGCACTTCGACACCGACCACTGCACGTTCCAGATCGAGCCCGTCGGGCACGACGCCCACGAGGTGCGCCAGCACCCCTGA
- a CDS encoding methyl-accepting chemotaxis protein, translating into MSQHQSGRRTWADVSVRTKVLAAVAVMALTALLAAGLALRAFGALRADVDALYDGAVVPLTQLTEIQRAYQGDRARVIQYGIADEEIRAELAAELEERRVDLDAQVEAYRPGAVDPAAVDAMVAAFDAYYTAAHDELFPLRDAGDDEAFGVYFQETIRPLTTGVMDAIQAETTAQEEAAAARVADARSLVGSSQLTVTLAIAIGGILSLSIAWFVARSLRRRLDLAVAGLEALGEGDLRTAVQVDGNDEVGRMVAALGSTQVRLRGVLSGVGETAQTVAAAAEELTAASSQVATGSEETSAQAGVVAAAAEQVSRNVQAVAAGAEEMGASIREIAQNATEATRVAQAATTAAQDANDTVSRLGTSSAEIGNVVKLITSIAEQTNLLALNATIEAARAGEAGKGFAVVAGEVKELAQETARATEDIAQRVEAIQQDTTGAVQAIGRIGDIIASINDYQMTIASAVEEQTATTNEMSRSVGEAATGSGEIATNIVGVASAAQSSTHTLEQMGDNVTELARLAERLREGLSAFRY; encoded by the coding sequence ATGAGCCAGCACCAGTCAGGACGTCGGACGTGGGCCGACGTGTCCGTCCGCACCAAGGTCCTCGCCGCCGTCGCGGTGATGGCGCTCACCGCGCTCCTCGCCGCCGGCCTCGCGCTGCGCGCGTTCGGGGCGCTGCGCGCCGACGTCGACGCCCTGTACGACGGGGCGGTCGTGCCCCTCACGCAGCTGACCGAGATCCAGCGCGCCTACCAGGGCGACCGTGCTCGCGTCATCCAGTACGGCATCGCCGACGAGGAGATCCGCGCCGAGCTCGCCGCCGAGCTCGAGGAGCGCCGGGTCGACCTCGACGCCCAGGTCGAGGCCTACCGCCCGGGCGCCGTCGACCCCGCCGCGGTCGACGCGATGGTCGCCGCGTTCGACGCCTACTACACCGCCGCGCACGACGAGCTGTTCCCGCTGCGCGACGCCGGTGACGACGAGGCGTTCGGCGTGTACTTCCAGGAGACGATCCGCCCCCTGACGACCGGCGTCATGGACGCGATCCAGGCCGAGACGACCGCCCAGGAGGAGGCCGCCGCGGCCCGCGTCGCGGACGCCCGCTCCCTGGTCGGGTCCTCGCAGCTGACGGTGACGCTCGCCATCGCGATCGGCGGCATCCTGTCGCTGTCGATCGCCTGGTTCGTCGCCCGCTCGCTGCGTCGTCGCCTCGACCTGGCCGTCGCCGGCCTGGAGGCGCTCGGCGAGGGCGACCTGCGCACGGCCGTCCAGGTCGACGGCAACGACGAGGTCGGCCGCATGGTCGCCGCGCTCGGCTCCACGCAGGTCCGCCTGCGGGGCGTGCTGTCCGGCGTCGGCGAGACCGCGCAGACCGTCGCCGCCGCCGCCGAGGAGCTCACCGCCGCGTCCAGCCAGGTCGCCACGGGCTCGGAGGAGACGTCCGCGCAGGCCGGTGTCGTGGCCGCCGCCGCGGAGCAGGTCAGCCGCAACGTCCAGGCCGTGGCCGCGGGCGCCGAGGAGATGGGCGCGTCGATCCGGGAGATCGCGCAGAACGCGACGGAGGCGACCCGCGTCGCCCAGGCCGCGACGACCGCCGCCCAGGACGCCAACGACACCGTGTCCCGCCTGGGCACGTCGTCCGCGGAGATCGGCAACGTGGTGAAGCTGATCACGTCCATCGCCGAGCAGACGAACCTGCTGGCGCTGAACGCGACGATCGAGGCGGCGCGTGCCGGGGAGGCCGGCAAGGGCTTCGCGGTCGTCGCCGGTGAGGTCAAGGAGCTCGCGCAGGAGACCGCGCGCGCCACGGAGGACATCGCGCAGCGTGTCGAGGCGATCCAGCAGGACACCACGGGTGCGGTGCAGGCCATCGGGCGGATCGGGGACATCATCGCCTCGATCAACGACTACCAGATGACCATCGCGTCGGCCGTCGAGGAGCAGACCGCGACGACCAACGAGATGTCCCGCTCCGTCGGGGAGGCCGCGACCGGCTCCGGCGAGATCGCCACGAACATCGTCGGTGTCGCGTCGGCCGCCCAGTCGTCCACGCACACGCTCGAGCAGATGGGCGACAACGTCACCGAGCTCGCGCGCCTCGCCGAGCGCCTGCGCGAGGGCCTGTCGGCGTTCCGCTACTGA
- a CDS encoding protein-glutamate methylesterase/protein-glutamine glutaminase, producing the protein MTRTRVLVVDDSVVVRRLVTDALSREPRIDVVGVAANGRIAMSKLDQLAPDVVTMDIEMPEMNGIETVRAMRKAGHKQPVIMFSTLTERGASATLDALAAGATDYVTKPANVGSVQQSLQRVADELIPRILALAPGGRGGALPHPRAGVSAGAAAAATPSPRGPVRLQPPRGTHPVRLVVIGSSTGGPEALSKVISALPALPVPVAVVQHMPPVFTRQLAARLDRLGPSTVSEAVDGEPLLPGHVYIAPGDKHLTVRTKVATLHAVLENGPPVNFCRPAVDVLFRAAVPAVRGEILAVVLTGMGADGRSGCEAVVAGGGTVLVQDEQTSVVWGMPGAVATAGWAHAVYPINEVAGAVARTVNESRTATVGGAS; encoded by the coding sequence GTGACGCGAACCCGGGTGCTGGTCGTCGACGACTCCGTCGTCGTTCGCCGGCTCGTCACCGACGCGCTCTCCCGCGAGCCGCGCATCGACGTCGTCGGCGTCGCCGCGAACGGCCGCATCGCGATGTCGAAGCTGGACCAGCTCGCACCCGACGTGGTGACGATGGACATCGAGATGCCGGAGATGAACGGCATCGAGACGGTGCGCGCGATGCGCAAGGCCGGCCACAAGCAGCCGGTCATCATGTTCTCCACGCTCACCGAGCGCGGCGCGTCCGCCACCCTGGACGCCCTGGCCGCCGGTGCCACCGACTACGTGACGAAGCCGGCCAACGTCGGCAGCGTCCAGCAGTCGCTGCAGCGGGTGGCCGACGAGCTCATCCCGCGGATCCTCGCGCTCGCGCCCGGTGGCCGGGGCGGGGCGCTGCCCCACCCGCGCGCCGGGGTCTCCGCCGGTGCCGCCGCGGCGGCGACGCCGAGCCCGCGCGGCCCGGTCCGCCTCCAGCCCCCGCGTGGCACGCACCCCGTGCGCCTCGTCGTGATCGGCTCGTCCACCGGCGGGCCGGAGGCGCTGTCCAAGGTGATCTCCGCGCTGCCGGCGCTGCCCGTGCCCGTCGCGGTCGTCCAGCACATGCCACCCGTGTTCACCCGTCAGCTCGCCGCGCGCCTCGACCGCCTCGGGCCGTCGACGGTCAGCGAGGCCGTCGACGGCGAGCCGCTGCTGCCGGGGCACGTGTACATCGCGCCCGGCGACAAGCACCTCACCGTCCGGACCAAGGTCGCCACCCTGCACGCCGTGCTCGAGAACGGGCCGCCGGTGAACTTCTGCCGGCCGGCCGTGGACGTGCTGTTCCGCGCCGCCGTCCCCGCGGTGCGCGGCGAGATCCTCGCCGTGGTGCTCACCGGCATGGGGGCCGACGGACGGTCCGGCTGCGAGGCGGTGGTCGCCGGGGGCGGCACCGTCCTCGTGCAGGACGAGCAGACCAGCGTGGTGTGGGGCATGCCCGGCGCCGTCGCGACCGCCGGGTGGGCGCACGCCGTCTACCCGATCAACGAGGTGGCCGGGGCCGTGGCCCGCACCGTGAACGAAAGCCGGACCGCGACCGTGGGAGGTGCGTCATGA
- a CDS encoding CheR family methyltransferase: MTISAQTFAFVADHVRRKSAIQLDTGKEYLVESRLLPLARAAGLPDVDAFVATLRSGPAAARGLEDVVEALTTNETSWFRDVTPFDALRQHILPALQSAPGGLPRLRLWSGACSTGQEPYSIAMILSEAMPGLPLEITATDLSEQVLSRARTGEYSQLEVNRGLPAPLLVKYMKRNGSHWQVADELRRKITFRRANLLESPPLGGPFDVVFLRNVLIYFDLATKRAVLDRVRGALRPGGFLVLGAAETTIGVHEGYERVVVGRGAVYRATNGPTLPHQAPPSTVESLRHPVTPVRPAARPAPLSSPVLSRGAGLK; this comes from the coding sequence ATGACGATCTCAGCTCAGACGTTCGCGTTCGTGGCGGACCACGTCCGCCGCAAGAGCGCGATCCAGCTCGACACCGGCAAGGAGTACCTCGTCGAGAGCCGGCTGCTGCCGCTCGCACGTGCCGCCGGTCTGCCCGACGTCGACGCGTTCGTCGCGACCCTGCGCAGCGGCCCCGCCGCGGCGCGCGGTCTCGAGGACGTCGTCGAGGCGCTCACCACGAACGAGACGTCGTGGTTCCGCGACGTCACGCCGTTCGACGCGCTGCGCCAGCACATCCTGCCCGCGCTGCAGTCCGCGCCCGGCGGCCTGCCCCGGCTGCGGCTGTGGTCGGGCGCGTGCTCGACCGGCCAGGAGCCCTACTCGATCGCGATGATCCTCAGCGAGGCCATGCCCGGCCTGCCGCTCGAGATCACCGCGACCGACCTGTCGGAGCAGGTGCTGTCCCGCGCCCGCACCGGCGAGTACAGCCAGCTCGAGGTCAACCGCGGCCTGCCCGCCCCGCTCCTCGTCAAGTACATGAAGCGCAACGGGTCGCACTGGCAGGTCGCCGACGAGCTGCGCCGCAAGATCACGTTCCGCCGGGCCAACCTGCTCGAGTCCCCGCCGCTCGGCGGGCCCTTCGACGTGGTGTTCCTGCGCAACGTGCTCATCTACTTCGACCTCGCGACCAAGCGCGCGGTCCTCGACCGGGTGCGCGGTGCGCTGCGGCCCGGCGGGTTCCTCGTCCTCGGTGCCGCCGAGACCACCATCGGCGTCCACGAGGGCTACGAGCGCGTCGTCGTGGGTCGGGGCGCCGTCTACCGGGCCACCAACGGCCCCACCCTGCCGCACCAGGCACCCCCGTCCACCGTGGAGTCGTTGCGCCACCCGGTCACGCCGGTCCGTCCGGCGGCCCGACCGGCCCCGCTGTCGTCCCCCGTCCTTTCCCGAGGAGCTGGTCTGAAGTGA
- a CDS encoding response regulator, giving the protein MRALVIDDSRTMRKIVSRTLTDLGFSTVEAEDGQAALDVLESGDVPDLACIDWNMPVMDGLTFVTNVRANPAWRGVTLMMVTTESEHNQIVRALAAGAHEYLIKPFTTDAIRDKLDLLGLVAVGEPA; this is encoded by the coding sequence GTGAGAGCACTCGTCATCGACGACTCCCGCACCATGCGGAAGATCGTCTCGCGCACCCTGACCGACCTGGGGTTCTCGACGGTCGAGGCCGAGGACGGCCAGGCCGCCCTCGACGTCCTGGAGTCCGGCGACGTCCCCGACCTCGCCTGCATCGACTGGAACATGCCCGTGATGGACGGGCTGACCTTCGTCACCAACGTCCGGGCGAACCCCGCGTGGCGTGGCGTGACGCTGATGATGGTCACGACGGAGAGCGAGCACAACCAGATCGTGCGTGCGCTCGCGGCCGGGGCCCACGAGTACCTGATCAAGCCCTTCACCACCGACGCCATCCGCGACAAGCTCGACCTGCTCGGTCTCGTCGCAGTAGGGGAGCCGGCATGA
- a CDS encoding chemotaxis protein CheX has translation MTTAIAGEDVYAIAQDVFSAMIDGETDTLFPWDGEVPAWGSPLVAWVDLSGDWDGRAALTTETETAHDLARALLGLPSGSPVSDEDLVDAFGEIVNVVGGNIKSLLPTTGKLSLPHVADSEPVLAGSVEVAELRLSWKGRPLTLIVHGVP, from the coding sequence ATGACCACCGCGATCGCGGGCGAGGACGTGTACGCCATCGCCCAGGACGTCTTCTCCGCCATGATCGACGGCGAGACCGACACGCTCTTCCCGTGGGACGGCGAGGTCCCCGCGTGGGGATCGCCGCTCGTCGCGTGGGTCGACCTCTCGGGCGACTGGGACGGCCGTGCCGCCCTCACCACCGAGACCGAGACCGCGCACGACCTCGCGCGCGCCCTGCTCGGCCTGCCCTCGGGCTCGCCGGTCTCGGACGAGGACCTCGTCGACGCGTTCGGCGAGATCGTCAACGTCGTCGGCGGCAACATCAAGTCGCTGCTGCCGACCACGGGCAAGCTCAGCCTGCCCCACGTCGCCGACTCCGAGCCGGTCCTCGCCGGCTCGGTCGAGGTCGCCGAGCTGCGCCTGTCCTGGAAGGGCCGGCCGCTCACGCTCATCGTCCACGGCGTGCCGTGA
- a CDS encoding response regulator, whose amino-acid sequence MIRVLVADDSRVMRQIVIRTLRQAGYDWDVREAADGAQALEAVRADEPDVVLSDWNMPEMTGIDLLRRLRAEGYETPFGFVTSEGSPEMRELAEQAGALFLIAKPFTAESFREVIEPVLA is encoded by the coding sequence ATGATCCGCGTGCTTGTCGCGGACGACAGCCGCGTCATGCGGCAGATCGTCATCCGCACCCTGCGTCAGGCGGGGTACGACTGGGACGTCCGCGAGGCGGCCGACGGGGCGCAGGCCCTGGAGGCCGTGCGCGCCGACGAGCCCGACGTCGTGCTGTCCGACTGGAACATGCCCGAGATGACCGGCATCGACCTGCTCCGTCGGCTGCGCGCCGAGGGGTACGAGACGCCGTTCGGGTTCGTCACGTCCGAGGGCTCGCCCGAGATGCGCGAGCTGGCCGAGCAGGCCGGTGCGCTGTTCCTCATCGCCAAGCCGTTCACCGCGGAGTCCTTCCGCGAGGTCATCGAGCCGGTGCTCGCATGA
- a CDS encoding pyridoxal phosphate-dependent aminotransferase, with protein sequence MPLRPLDQSAKLKDVLYEIRGKALDAAARLEAEGRTVLKLNTGNPAAFGFDAPHQIVADVIAAVPHAHGYTDSRGILSARRAIVTRYETVPGFPLFDVDDVYLGNGVSELITMVLQALLDEGDEVLVPSPDYPLWTAMTSLSDGRPVHYRCDESAGWQPDVEHIRSLITPRTKAIVVINPNNPTGAVYSREVLEQIAAVAREHSLLVLADEIYDRILFDGAQHVPMASIAPDLLCLTFNGLSKTYRVAGFRSGWVVVTGPTDHARGFLEGITLLASTRLCPNVPAQHAIQAALGGVQSIEALIAPGGRLHEQRQVAWEGLTSIPGVTCVKPDGALYLFPRLDPEVFGIVDDAQLVYDLLVAEQILLVQGTGFNWPTPDHLRIVTLPEARVLADAVERIGNFLSSYRQVPLG encoded by the coding sequence ATGCCGCTGCGCCCGCTCGACCAGTCCGCCAAGCTCAAGGACGTCCTCTACGAGATCCGGGGCAAGGCGCTGGACGCCGCCGCGCGCCTCGAGGCCGAGGGACGCACCGTGCTCAAGCTCAACACCGGCAACCCGGCGGCGTTCGGGTTCGACGCGCCGCACCAGATCGTCGCCGACGTCATCGCCGCCGTGCCGCACGCGCACGGCTACACGGACTCGCGCGGGATCCTCTCGGCGCGGCGCGCCATCGTCACCCGGTACGAGACGGTGCCGGGGTTCCCGCTCTTCGACGTCGACGACGTGTACCTGGGCAACGGCGTGTCCGAGCTCATCACCATGGTGCTGCAGGCGCTGCTCGACGAGGGCGACGAGGTGCTGGTCCCGTCGCCCGACTACCCGCTGTGGACGGCCATGACGAGCCTGTCCGACGGGCGGCCCGTGCACTACCGGTGCGACGAGTCCGCCGGCTGGCAGCCCGACGTGGAGCACATCCGCTCGCTCATCACCCCGCGCACCAAGGCGATCGTCGTCATCAACCCGAACAACCCGACGGGCGCGGTGTACAGCCGCGAGGTGCTCGAGCAGATCGCCGCGGTCGCCCGCGAGCACAGCCTGCTCGTGCTCGCGGACGAGATCTACGACCGCATCCTCTTCGACGGCGCGCAGCACGTGCCGATGGCGAGCATCGCGCCCGACCTGCTGTGCCTGACGTTCAACGGGCTGTCGAAGACGTACCGGGTCGCGGGCTTCCGCTCGGGATGGGTCGTGGTCACCGGGCCCACGGACCACGCGCGCGGGTTCCTCGAGGGCATCACCCTGCTGGCGTCGACGCGCCTGTGCCCCAACGTGCCGGCGCAGCACGCGATCCAGGCGGCGCTCGGCGGCGTGCAGTCCATCGAGGCGCTCATCGCGCCCGGCGGGCGGCTGCACGAGCAGCGGCAGGTCGCGTGGGAGGGGCTGACGTCGATCCCCGGGGTCACGTGCGTCAAGCCCGACGGCGCGCTGTACCTGTTCCCGCGGCTCGACCCGGAGGTCTTCGGCATCGTCGACGACGCCCAGCTCGTCTACGACCTGCTGGTCGCCGAACAGATCCTGCTCGTGCAGGGCACGGGCTTCAACTGGCCGACGCCCGACCACCTGCGGATCGTCACCCTGCCGGAGGCACGGGTGCTGGCCGACGCGGTCGAGCGCATCGGCAACTTCCTGTCGTCGTACCGCCAGGTGCCCCTCGGCTGA
- a CDS encoding DUF4031 domain-containing protein — translation MTVLVDPPLWPRHGTVWGHLVSDASYEELHAFAERAGIPRRAFDHDHYDVPVERWDAVVALGAVPVGTRELVRRLRASGLRVTHEERRASS, via the coding sequence GTGACCGTGCTCGTCGACCCTCCCCTGTGGCCGCGCCACGGCACCGTGTGGGGGCACCTCGTCAGCGACGCGTCGTACGAGGAGCTGCACGCGTTCGCTGAGCGCGCGGGGATCCCGCGGCGGGCGTTCGACCACGACCACTACGACGTGCCCGTCGAGCGGTGGGACGCGGTCGTGGCGCTGGGCGCCGTGCCGGTGGGCACGCGCGAGCTGGTCCGCCGGCTGCGCGCGTCGGGGCTGCGCGTCACGCACGAAGAGCGTCGCGCGAGCAGCTGA
- a CDS encoding VanZ family protein, whose amino-acid sequence MVQLWRHFSWVIPVAAVLGGGALLLTACLSWSRTGHERSWPAVRQALLDGLVALWAVAVALITLVPGTSAFPGQAPSVELMPFGDLVPLLTSAVHWEVPFVQIGGNLVLFAAGGLLLGLRHGLGPGRAALTFLAAGVGIETWQLLVGGRSAVVDDVLLCVLGGTLGAWAGRALAGTVRRPAGGRPVTA is encoded by the coding sequence GTGGTCCAGCTCTGGCGGCACTTCTCGTGGGTGATCCCGGTGGCAGCGGTGCTCGGCGGCGGGGCGCTGCTGCTCACCGCCTGCCTGAGCTGGTCGCGTACCGGCCACGAGCGGTCGTGGCCCGCGGTGCGGCAGGCGCTGCTCGACGGGCTGGTGGCCCTGTGGGCGGTCGCGGTCGCGCTGATCACCCTCGTCCCGGGGACGAGCGCCTTCCCGGGGCAGGCCCCGAGCGTCGAGCTGATGCCGTTCGGCGACCTCGTGCCGCTGCTCACGTCCGCCGTGCACTGGGAGGTGCCGTTCGTGCAGATCGGCGGCAACCTCGTGCTCTTCGCCGCGGGCGGCCTGCTCCTCGGGCTCCGGCACGGGCTCGGCCCGGGCCGGGCGGCGCTGACGTTCCTGGCGGCCGGCGTCGGCATCGAGACGTGGCAGCTGCTCGTCGGGGGCCGGTCGGCGGTCGTCGACGACGTCCTCCTGTGCGTGCTCGGCGGCACGCTGGGCGCCTGGGCCGGCCGGGCGCTCGCGGGCACGGTCCGGCGCCCGGCCGGCGGACGCCCGGTCACGGCCTGA
- a CDS encoding WXG100 family type VII secretion target: MSRYEVDSTQLDGSASAVLARAATIQQEVAAMQRQLADLQAGWRGGAAGAFGAVVAEWSGTQARVEQSLAQIAAAMQAAARTYADAEQHASRLFTS, encoded by the coding sequence ATGAGCCGGTACGAGGTCGACAGCACCCAGCTCGACGGGTCGGCGTCCGCGGTGCTCGCACGCGCGGCGACCATCCAGCAGGAGGTCGCGGCGATGCAGCGTCAGCTCGCGGACCTGCAGGCGGGCTGGCGCGGCGGCGCAGCCGGCGCGTTCGGGGCCGTCGTCGCCGAGTGGTCGGGCACGCAGGCCCGCGTCGAGCAGTCGCTCGCGCAGATCGCCGCCGCGATGCAGGCCGCCGCGCGCACCTACGCGGACGCCGAGCAGCACGCGTCCCGCCTCTTCACGTCCTGA